The following are encoded in a window of Corythoichthys intestinalis isolate RoL2023-P3 chromosome 8, ASM3026506v1, whole genome shotgun sequence genomic DNA:
- the si:ch211-243a20.3 gene encoding uncharacterized protein si:ch211-243a20.3 — protein MNLNLLLMGLFSVVMITGAVTNNDNRLDYGHWNYRDGADNVNVESVRSLTKVLDVWGKGIFKEIKTLLHSQPTTLLPDYSRVRPLSETINDLFKEVSMLHQRITELSDRLATMEPFFRHHGYHEEGLGDNLSLARQSLKGEEAILASAWEKTHPKKGGRVVRRRRVKVFKKQESRGAHSDS, from the exons ATGAATCTTAATTTGCTGTTGATGGGGCTGTTTTCAGTTGTCATGATAACAGGAGCAGTTACAAATAATGACAACAGATTGGATTATGGACATTGGAACTACAGAGATGGAG CCGACAATGTTAATGTGGAGTCAGTTCGCAGTTTGACTAAAGTTTTGGATGTGTGGGGAAAAGGGATTTTCAAGGAAATCAAGACTTTGCTTCATTCCCAACCCACAACACTGCTCCCTGACTATTCCAG GGTGCGTCCTCTATCAGAGACCATCAACGACCTGTTCAAAGAAGTTTCAATGCTGCATCAGCGTATCACAGAGCTCTCTGATCGCCTAGCAACCATGGAACCGTTCTTCCGTCACCATGGCTACCATGAGGAGGGACTTGGGGATAACCTGTCTTTGGCACGTCAGAGCCTGAAAGGTGAGGAGGCGATCCTGGCATCCGCATGGGAGAAGACTCACCCAAAGAAGGGCGGCCGAGTGGTAAGGAGACGGAGGGTGAAGGTGTTTAAGAAACAGGAGTCAAGGGGAGCGCACAGTGACAGCTAA